A region from the Panicum hallii strain FIL2 chromosome 1, PHallii_v3.1, whole genome shotgun sequence genome encodes:
- the LOC112897413 gene encoding agamous-like MADS-box protein AGL80, giving the protein MARKKVALQWIANDSTRRATFKKRRKGLMKKASELATLCGVDVFVAVYVEGEAQPEVWPDAPGEAERIAARFKAVPDLDQCKKKLDMEGLLRQQNDKSRDQLHKAQLENRERERQLLLHDAIAGRRPGLVGLSVEQVVTLGLMVEQRIQAVMDAIARLQGEGHDLPAATAPPQPPLAPCSTGAGAGRRDIMMPQAPHPQGWMMAVGDTRAPAYSGFIGAGGTSAGGDMPLQFSGMGFGFAGPDAGQSFPSM; this is encoded by the coding sequence ATGGCTCGCAAGAAGGTGGCCCTGCAGTGGATCGCCAACGACTCCACCCGCCGCGCGACCTTCAAGAAGCGCCGcaagggcctgatgaagaaGGCGAGCGAGCTGGCCACGCTGTGCGGCGTCGACGTCTTCGTCGCGGTCTACGTCGAGGGCGAGGCGCAGCCGGAGGTGTGGCCGGACGCCCCCGGCGAGGCGGAGCGCATCGCCGCCCGCTTCAAGGCCGTGCCGGATCTGGACCAGTGCAAGAAGAAGCTGGACATGGAGGGCTTGCTCAGGCAGCAGAACGACAAGTCCAGGGACCAGCTGCACAAGGCGCAGCTCGAGAACCGGGAGCGCGAGAGGCAGCTCCTCCTGCACGACGCCATCGCCGGCCGGCGCCCGGGCCTCGTGGGCCTCTCCGTGGAGCAGGTCGTCACCCTCGGCTTGATGGTGGAGCAACGCATCCAGGCCGTCATGGACGCCATCGCGCGCCTACAGGGGGAGGGACACGACCttccggcggcgacggcgccgccgcagccgccgctggCGCCTTGCAGCACCggggccggcgccggccgcAGGGACATTATGATGCCGCAGGCGCCGCACCCGCAGGGCTGGATGATGGCCGTTGGGGACACTCGGGCGCCGGCCTACAGCGGCTTCATCGGCGCCGGCGGCACCAGCGCCGGGGGCGACATGCCGCTGCAGTTTAGCGGTATGGGTTTCGGGTTTGCGGGGCCGGATGCTGGTCAATCTTTCCCTTCCATGTAA